One Elusimicrobiota bacterium genomic region harbors:
- a CDS encoding HD domain-containing protein: MSEITLEVIKANPKVVSLLEAANEYLGVIGYTEHGFRHADIVANLARNVLTHLNLEKPLPELAAIAGYLHDIGNVVNRSDHIASSALIAMDILNELQMPPEEIAIIISAIGNHEEPAGEPVNPVAAALILADKADVHRSRVRNPQLIGLDIHDRVNYAVERSFLRVDDKNKIISLELTIDTNISQVMEYFEIFLTRMLICKKAAEFLKTDFDLYINETKLL, translated from the coding sequence ATGAGCGAAATTACATTAGAAGTTATCAAAGCGAACCCAAAAGTAGTTTCACTCTTAGAAGCGGCAAATGAATATCTTGGAGTTATTGGTTATACCGAGCATGGTTTCAGGCATGCTGATATTGTTGCCAATCTTGCTAGAAATGTTTTAACTCATCTTAATTTGGAAAAACCGCTTCCTGAACTTGCAGCAATTGCCGGTTATCTTCATGATATAGGAAATGTTGTTAACCGCAGTGACCATATAGCATCCAGCGCTTTGATTGCTATGGATATTCTTAACGAGTTGCAGATGCCGCCTGAGGAAATAGCAATAATAATAAGTGCAATAGGTAATCACGAAGAACCTGCCGGGGAACCGGTGAATCCGGTTGCAGCAGCGTTAATACTTGCTGATAAAGCGGATGTTCATAGAAGCCGGGTAAGAAACCCGCAATTGATTGGGTTGGATATTCACGATAGGGTTAATTATGCAGTTGAACGGTCATTTTTACGGGTTGACGATAAAAATAAAATAATTTCTTTGGAACTTACAATTGATACTAATATTTCACAGGTAATGGAATATTTTGAAATATTTTTAACCAGGATGCTGATATGTAAAAAAGCAGCAGAATTTCTAAAAACAGATTTTGATTTATATATAAACGAAACAAAATTACTCTAG
- the yajC gene encoding preprotein translocase subunit YajC — MPGQAVAPGVSIFTSLMPIFLIFIVFYFLLIRPQGKKQKELQKMLNNLKKGDRVITTSGIYGNVNEIQENIVKLKISENTNIQILKSAISIVVTEPVKEIISK, encoded by the coding sequence ATGCCAGGACAAGCAGTTGCACCGGGAGTCTCAATATTTACGTCGTTGATGCCTATTTTTTTAATTTTTATAGTTTTCTATTTTTTATTAATTAGACCACAGGGAAAAAAACAAAAAGAACTTCAAAAGATGTTAAACAATCTGAAAAAGGGTGATAGAGTAATTACTACCAGCGGGATATATGGTAATGTCAATGAAATTCAAGAAAACATTGTAAAATTAAAAATTTCAGAAAATACTAATATCCAAATACTTAAATCTGCAATTTCCATAGTAGTAACTGAACCAGTTAAAGAAATTATAAGCAAATGA
- the pstC gene encoding phosphate ABC transporter permease subunit PstC — protein sequence MNKIGKVKEFFIEKLIVICGSLSIIFVILIFIFLAREGLSFFKYESVKEFILGRNWYPLSNPSQFGVLPLIMGSVMVTLGAMAISIPLGVACAFYIAEIVNPKMKDILKTGIELLAAIPSVVIGFVGMVTLVPLVKNLFHLPTGLTALSGSIMLAFMAMPTIVSIAEDAITAVPKRYKEAALALGATHWQAIYKVILIAAAPGIFAAIMLGIGRVIGETMAVMMITGNAAVIPHTLLEPVRTLTATIAAEMGEAIRGSNHYYALYAVGIILFIITFIINFIADIFLHRIKK from the coding sequence ATGAATAAGATTGGAAAAGTAAAAGAATTTTTTATTGAAAAGCTCATAGTTATATGCGGGAGCCTTTCTATAATATTCGTAATCCTGATTTTTATTTTTCTTGCAAGGGAAGGACTGTCATTTTTTAAGTATGAGAGCGTGAAAGAATTTATTTTAGGGAGAAATTGGTATCCGCTTTCCAATCCTTCACAGTTTGGGGTACTTCCTTTAATAATGGGTTCAGTGATGGTTACTTTGGGAGCTATGGCAATCTCTATTCCTCTTGGTGTTGCATGTGCGTTTTACATAGCGGAAATAGTTAATCCGAAAATGAAAGATATTCTTAAAACAGGTATAGAGCTTTTAGCAGCAATACCAAGCGTAGTTATAGGTTTTGTCGGTATGGTTACGTTGGTACCTTTGGTTAAGAATCTTTTTCATTTGCCTACGGGTCTAACGGCGCTTTCCGGCTCAATAATGCTTGCATTTATGGCTATGCCGACAATCGTATCTATAGCAGAAGATGCCATAACTGCGGTTCCGAAACGCTACAAAGAAGCAGCGCTTGCACTCGGTGCCACTCATTGGCAGGCGATATATAAAGTTATTCTAATTGCAGCCGCGCCGGGAATATTTGCGGCAATTATGCTTGGCATAGGCAGAGTAATAGGAGAAACGATGGCGGTTATGATGATTACGGGCAATGCCGCTGTAATACCTCACACTTTGCTGGAACCGGTCAGGACACTTACGGCAACTATTGCAGCAGAAATGGGCGAAGCTATAAGAGGAAGCAATCATTACTATGCTTTGTATGCTGTCGGAATAATTTTATTCATAATTACATTTATCATAAACTTTATAGCCGATATCTTTTTACACAGAATAAAAAAATGA
- a CDS encoding PstS family phosphate ABC transporter substrate-binding protein has translation MKKCLCLVAICLFGIMAGCSRNSGNSIQVKGSDTMVNLVQVWAEEFDKENPGENISVTGGGSGTGISAFVNNSCDIVSSSRKMTAEETALAVKNGITPKEYAVALDGIVVVVNPNNPVKKLTLEQLRDIFTGKIKNWKDVDGKDSNIVLLSREINSGTHVFFKEHVLRKGNPKGPEEFASSCLLLPSSQAVADEVSQNSDAIGYYGMGYISKNQKIIAVAKNKGSAYVEPSIETVQKNIYPISRPLFLYTKVDAKESIRKFVDFVFSKTGQEIVKKTDFVPIGTVKK, from the coding sequence ATGAAAAAATGTTTATGTTTAGTCGCGATATGCTTGTTTGGAATTATGGCAGGATGCTCAAGAAATTCCGGAAATAGTATTCAGGTAAAAGGGTCTGATACTATGGTCAATCTGGTACAGGTGTGGGCGGAAGAGTTTGATAAAGAAAATCCCGGCGAAAATATTTCGGTTACCGGCGGAGGTTCCGGCACGGGGATTTCTGCATTCGTCAATAACAGCTGTGACATAGTTTCCTCTTCCAGAAAAATGACCGCCGAAGAGACCGCTCTTGCCGTAAAGAACGGCATAACACCCAAAGAATATGCAGTGGCGCTCGACGGCATAGTTGTTGTGGTAAATCCAAATAATCCTGTGAAAAAACTTACACTTGAGCAACTCAGGGATATATTCACAGGTAAAATAAAAAACTGGAAAGATGTTGACGGGAAAGATTCAAATATAGTTCTTTTATCCAGAGAGATTAATTCAGGTACACATGTTTTCTTTAAAGAACATGTACTTAGAAAAGGCAATCCGAAAGGTCCGGAGGAGTTTGCAAGTAGTTGTCTGCTTTTACCGTCTTCGCAAGCGGTGGCAGATGAGGTTTCGCAGAATTCTGATGCCATAGGATATTATGGTATGGGATATATTTCTAAAAATCAGAAGATTATAGCCGTTGCAAAAAATAAAGGGTCTGCGTATGTTGAACCTTCAATAGAAACTGTTCAAAAAAATATTTACCCGATTTCAAGACCATTATTTCTTTACACGAAAGTTGATGCGAAAGAATCTATAAGGAAATTCGTAGATTTTGTATTTTCAAAAACGGGCCAAGAAATAGTAAAGAAAACGGATTTTGTCCCGATAGGGACAGTAAAAAAATGA
- the secF gene encoding protein translocase subunit SecF, protein MIEFFKKTNFDFVGKRHLFFGVSIAMTLITIISIFLHKGLNYGIDFSGGTLVQLNFSQPIALSDVRAIMSKNGIVCELQDFPQNNSISIRVKGTEEGFTNKIKEIINKEIPQNPYEISKAEYVGPAIGKHLINQAFFALFWSFVGIIIYVGFRFRAGVWGTAGVIALIHDVVVTIGLFSVVNREMSINVIAALLTIAGYSINDTIVVFDRMREYMRLYRKEPLGNIINRSINDTLSRTVNTSITVVLVLLALFFFGGEVIHDFSFALLFGVVVGTYSSVFVAAPIVYEWEIRKAGAYKK, encoded by the coding sequence ATGATAGAATTTTTCAAGAAGACAAATTTTGATTTCGTTGGGAAAAGGCATTTGTTTTTTGGTGTATCAATAGCTATGACTTTAATTACAATCATTTCAATATTTTTGCACAAAGGGTTGAATTATGGTATTGATTTTAGCGGGGGTACGCTTGTTCAGTTGAATTTCAGTCAGCCAATCGCGCTATCAGATGTTCGTGCTATAATGTCAAAAAATGGGATTGTATGTGAACTTCAGGATTTTCCGCAAAATAATTCAATTAGTATAAGGGTTAAAGGTACAGAAGAAGGTTTTACAAACAAAATTAAAGAAATTATTAATAAGGAAATCCCTCAAAATCCATATGAAATCAGTAAAGCAGAATATGTCGGTCCTGCTATTGGGAAGCATTTAATCAATCAAGCATTTTTTGCGCTTTTTTGGTCTTTTGTCGGTATTATTATTTATGTTGGATTTAGATTTAGAGCAGGAGTGTGGGGTACTGCAGGTGTTATTGCGCTAATACATGATGTTGTTGTGACAATAGGGCTTTTTTCTGTTGTAAACAGAGAAATGTCAATTAATGTAATTGCGGCACTTCTTACGATTGCCGGTTATTCTATAAATGATACTATTGTTGTGTTTGACAGAATGAGGGAATATATGCGACTTTACAGAAAAGAACCCTTAGGTAATATAATAAACCGCTCTATCAATGATACACTCTCCAGGACAGTTAATACATCGATTACTGTAGTTTTAGTTCTTCTTGCACTTTTCTTTTTTGGCGGAGAAGTTATCCACGATTTTTCATTTGCACTTCTTTTTGGTGTTGTTGTGGGTACATACTCTTCAGTTTTTGTTGCCGCTCCCATAGTCTATGAGTGGGAAATAAGAAAAGCAGGAGCATATAAAAAATAA
- the pstA gene encoding phosphate ABC transporter permease PstA: MIKAKIRLFNPKVSQKIAFTILLLSTLVTIIPVVIIIIIVIKNGLSAINWEFLTSMPKNGMRAGGIFPAIVGTFYLTVGATIFSLPLGVLAAIYLSEYAKENKFTRILNLGIVNLAGVPSIVYGLFGLSLFVIYMKLGVSILSGCLTLAIMELPSIITATKTALNSVPKQFREVSLSLGATKWQTIRYAVLPYALPGIITGTVLSNARKTGETAPILFTVAAFYLPRLPSSVFDQTMALPYHLYVISTQIPGIGKNITYGTALVLIIFTLSLNLVGIIIRTRLRRQKKW; the protein is encoded by the coding sequence ATGATAAAAGCAAAAATAAGATTGTTTAATCCTAAAGTAAGCCAAAAAATTGCCTTTACAATATTACTCTTGTCGACACTTGTAACTATAATTCCGGTTGTGATTATTATTATTATTGTTATAAAAAACGGGCTCAGCGCCATAAATTGGGAATTTTTGACATCAATGCCAAAAAACGGGATGCGCGCGGGTGGAATCTTTCCTGCAATCGTCGGTACATTTTATTTAACGGTCGGCGCTACTATTTTCTCTCTTCCACTAGGTGTTCTAGCCGCAATATATCTTTCGGAATACGCAAAAGAAAATAAATTTACAAGGATACTTAATCTTGGTATTGTCAATCTTGCCGGTGTACCTTCAATAGTCTACGGGCTTTTCGGTCTTTCATTGTTTGTTATTTATATGAAATTAGGAGTTTCGATTTTGTCGGGATGTCTGACCTTAGCGATTATGGAACTTCCATCGATTATAACCGCGACTAAGACTGCACTTAACAGCGTTCCAAAACAGTTCAGAGAAGTAAGTTTGTCTTTGGGTGCAACAAAATGGCAGACTATAAGATATGCTGTTCTGCCGTATGCATTACCTGGAATAATAACCGGCACAGTTTTAAGTAATGCAAGAAAAACCGGAGAGACGGCGCCGATTCTTTTTACCGTAGCCGCATTCTATCTGCCGCGACTGCCTTCTTCTGTGTTTGACCAAACTATGGCGTTGCCTTACCATCTTTACGTAATTTCCACCCAGATTCCCGGAATAGGGAAAAATATAACTTACGGGACGGCGCTCGTGCTGATAATTTTTACTTTGTCGTTAAATCTGGTAGGTATAATAATAAGAACTCGTTTAAGGCGGCAAAAAAAATGGTAA
- the secD gene encoding protein translocase subunit SecD, whose product MDAKKFKWLIFWVVLLGSIYFLWPTFLWYRMSPEEKLKSQQAKESIVGKILNLGLDLQGGIHLVLEIDSTKLEKNISVTDALDRAIEIIRNRIDQFGVSEPFIAKQGEKWIVVQLPGIKDPDSAIDLIGKTALLEFRLVENTGAIEKISTKARDMGLQLKEIYDENHKPKKEFVDLIPKGYEVLPGKEEGYFLVTTSAQITGAFLTDAKVKIGGQYNMPYVGIDFNKDGAKIFSAVTEANIEKRLAIVLDGVVQSAPVIRSRIPDGHAIIEGSFTADEASGLAIVLRAGALPAPVRVIENRTIGPSLGRDSVKAGLTACFIGFILVMGFMFFYYKMSGLIANIAVLLNILILLGLMSLFHSTLTLPGIAGVILTVGMAVDANVLIIERMREELRNGKTVRVAIDLGYEKAFSAILDSNVTTLIAAAFLFQFGTGPVRGFAVTLTLGLIASMYTAIVVTHQIYDGWLAGRQVDKLSV is encoded by the coding sequence ATGGATGCTAAAAAATTTAAGTGGTTGATTTTTTGGGTTGTATTATTGGGTTCGATTTATTTTCTGTGGCCTACTTTCTTGTGGTACAGGATGTCTCCGGAAGAAAAATTGAAATCGCAGCAAGCAAAAGAAAGTATCGTTGGTAAAATTTTGAATTTAGGGCTTGATTTGCAGGGTGGTATTCATCTCGTTCTTGAAATTGACAGTACAAAACTTGAAAAAAATATTAGTGTTACTGATGCGCTGGACCGTGCAATAGAAATTATAAGGAACCGTATCGACCAGTTTGGAGTATCCGAACCGTTTATAGCGAAGCAGGGCGAAAAATGGATTGTCGTTCAGCTACCGGGAATAAAAGATCCGGATAGTGCAATTGATTTAATAGGAAAGACTGCACTTCTTGAATTCCGTCTTGTTGAAAATACAGGTGCAATTGAAAAAATATCTACAAAAGCAAGAGACATGGGACTTCAATTAAAAGAGATTTACGATGAAAACCACAAACCAAAAAAAGAATTTGTTGATTTGATTCCCAAGGGTTATGAAGTTCTTCCCGGCAAAGAAGAAGGATATTTTTTGGTCACTACATCCGCACAAATTACAGGTGCATTTTTAACAGATGCAAAGGTAAAGATAGGTGGGCAATATAATATGCCTTATGTAGGGATTGATTTTAATAAAGATGGTGCCAAAATATTTTCAGCAGTTACTGAGGCGAATATTGAGAAGCGGCTTGCGATAGTTCTTGACGGGGTAGTTCAATCGGCGCCGGTTATACGTTCGCGAATTCCTGATGGACATGCAATAATAGAAGGTAGTTTTACTGCTGACGAAGCGTCCGGGCTTGCAATTGTTCTTCGTGCAGGTGCATTACCTGCCCCTGTAAGAGTAATTGAAAACAGGACTATCGGACCTTCGCTCGGGCGTGACTCTGTAAAAGCAGGGCTTACTGCCTGTTTTATAGGTTTTATTCTTGTCATGGGTTTTATGTTTTTTTATTACAAAATGTCCGGGTTGATTGCCAACATTGCAGTTCTTTTGAATATACTCATTCTTCTTGGGTTAATGTCACTCTTCCATTCGACACTTACTCTTCCCGGTATCGCCGGGGTAATTTTAACAGTCGGTATGGCTGTAGATGCAAATGTTCTTATTATTGAAAGAATGCGGGAAGAATTGAGAAATGGTAAAACAGTAAGAGTAGCAATTGATTTGGGCTATGAAAAGGCATTTTCTGCTATACTTGATTCAAATGTAACCACACTTATTGCTGCTGCGTTTCTTTTCCAATTTGGAACAGGTCCTGTAAGAGGTTTTGCAGTTACTCTTACCCTGGGTCTTATAGCTTCAATGTATACAGCAATTGTTGTTACACATCAAATTTATGACGGTTGGTTGGCTGGCAGACAAGTTGATAAATTGTCAGTATAA
- the pstB gene encoding phosphate ABC transporter ATP-binding protein PstB → MVNNIKIVVKNFNAWFDGKQAIKSLNMEVFSNEILGIIGPANSGKTTFLRTLNRLNDLEDKFKIDGEILLDNLNIYKDIDVNLLRKKVGVIFALPISLPMSIYDNVSYGPRRHGIKKGLDEIVENSLKSAYLWDEVKDRLNESALNLSGGQQQRLCIARTLAVEPEVILFDEPCSGLDPISTAKVEEAMDKLKKKYTIILVTNNVKQSARVSDRTAFFLSGELIEIDSTEKIFTAPTDKRTEDYVSGRFG, encoded by the coding sequence ATGGTAAACAATATCAAAATTGTTGTTAAAAACTTTAATGCGTGGTTTGACGGAAAACAGGCAATAAAATCTCTGAATATGGAAGTGTTTTCCAATGAGATACTTGGTATAATAGGTCCGGCAAACAGTGGAAAGACAACTTTTCTGAGAACGCTCAACAGGTTAAATGATTTAGAAGATAAGTTCAAAATAGATGGCGAGATTTTGCTGGACAATCTTAATATTTACAAAGACATAGATGTTAATCTACTGAGAAAAAAAGTCGGTGTAATTTTTGCATTGCCGATTTCATTGCCTATGTCTATTTATGATAATGTTTCCTATGGTCCAAGAAGGCACGGAATTAAAAAAGGGCTGGATGAAATCGTGGAAAATAGTTTAAAATCCGCATATCTTTGGGATGAGGTAAAGGATAGACTCAATGAATCTGCGTTAAATCTGTCCGGCGGGCAACAACAGCGGCTTTGTATTGCACGGACATTGGCAGTTGAGCCGGAAGTTATTTTATTTGACGAGCCGTGTTCGGGGCTGGACCCTATTTCAACTGCAAAAGTTGAAGAAGCAATGGACAAACTTAAAAAAAAATATACAATTATATTGGTAACAAACAATGTTAAGCAGTCCGCCAGAGTAAGCGATAGAACTGCATTTTTTCTCTCCGGAGAACTAATAGAAATAGATTCTACTGAAAAAATTTTTACAGCCCCAACAGATAAAAGAACAGAAGATTATGTTTCCGGAAGATTTGGGTAA
- the phoU gene encoding phosphate signaling complex protein PhoU: MERHFDEELEQLKSKLLKMASLVEAIIAKSIKSLEERNPELTKNAYEEEDAINMLEIDIDEQCHKLLALRQPMAIDLRFITSVMKINSDLERMGDLAINIVNRTKIILQYPQLKPLNNIPQMAVLAQDMVKESLNSLVNRDSKAAREVCKKDYKVDDLNDELFRKLLTYMMQDPKNIEAAIDLILVARNIERIADHATNIAEDVIYLFEGKTIKHHIEEKKLKQ; encoded by the coding sequence ATGGAAAGGCATTTTGATGAAGAATTAGAACAACTGAAATCAAAGCTTTTGAAGATGGCATCATTAGTGGAGGCAATAATAGCAAAATCTATTAAGTCCCTTGAAGAACGGAATCCGGAGCTTACCAAGAATGCATATGAAGAGGAAGATGCAATCAACATGCTGGAAATAGATATAGATGAACAATGTCATAAACTTCTCGCATTAAGACAGCCGATGGCGATTGATCTCAGATTTATAACTTCCGTAATGAAAATCAACAGTGATTTGGAAAGGATGGGAGACCTTGCGATAAATATAGTAAACCGGACTAAGATTATTTTACAGTATCCACAGTTGAAACCGTTAAATAATATTCCTCAAATGGCGGTTCTTGCTCAGGATATGGTAAAAGAAAGTTTGAATTCTTTAGTTAACCGTGATTCCAAGGCAGCAAGAGAGGTATGTAAAAAAGACTATAAGGTAGATGATCTTAATGATGAATTATTCAGAAAACTCCTGACATACATGATGCAGGACCCAAAAAATATTGAAGCTGCAATAGATTTAATACTTGTAGCAAGGAATATAGAACGGATTGCCGACCACGCAACCAACATTGCAGAGGATGTTATATATCTTTTTGAAGGCAAAACTATTAAACATCATATTGAAGAAAAAAAATTAAAACAGTAA
- a CDS encoding porin, with product MKLLKVVSLVSMVFFAGSIVYSEAEYPKIVPSGYINTRYTADETAGAKDGFSLTNVRVGAKGDMTAKISFAFSVEGTNTDINNNKMLYDAYIDIRSIKYFGLRVGQYKYRLTLENVTSDTDLEMINKSLVVSSLVNPTRDIGIEFNRSFIVNAVKTDCYLDVLNGSGMNQSDENDYKTIVGRIVVSPVKGLSFGGSVYDGRISTSSVVKNRRGLELKYEYQKIMCKAEYLWGKDANVKKEGYYTTVGYSIIPEVMLLARYDIYDASINTPGAKNKRLTLGINYLIDKNLLLRNDYEVKMESPEIKNDLIVTQLQVKF from the coding sequence ATGAAATTATTAAAAGTCGTATCGTTGGTAAGTATGGTATTTTTTGCTGGTTCAATAGTTTACAGTGAAGCAGAATATCCAAAGATTGTGCCAAGCGGATACATAAACACAAGGTATACGGCAGATGAGACAGCCGGAGCCAAAGACGGTTTTTCGCTTACTAATGTAAGAGTCGGTGCGAAAGGAGACATGACGGCAAAGATTTCATTTGCTTTTTCTGTAGAAGGAACGAATACGGATATAAACAACAACAAGATGTTGTATGACGCATATATAGATATAAGAAGCATAAAATATTTTGGATTGAGAGTAGGGCAATATAAATACAGATTGACATTGGAAAACGTAACATCAGATACAGACTTGGAAATGATAAACAAATCATTGGTGGTGAGCAGTCTTGTAAATCCCACACGAGATATTGGAATAGAATTTAATAGAAGTTTTATAGTGAATGCGGTTAAGACGGACTGTTATCTGGACGTGCTGAATGGCAGCGGAATGAATCAGTCAGATGAAAACGATTACAAAACAATAGTTGGAAGGATTGTAGTCAGTCCTGTGAAAGGTTTAAGTTTTGGCGGTTCAGTTTATGACGGAAGAATAAGCACAAGCAGTGTGGTTAAAAACAGGAGAGGGCTGGAATTGAAATACGAATACCAGAAAATAATGTGCAAAGCCGAATATTTGTGGGGAAAAGATGCTAATGTTAAAAAAGAAGGATATTATACTACGGTGGGTTACAGCATAATTCCGGAGGTGATGCTGCTTGCCAGATATGATATTTATGATGCCAGTATAAATACGCCTGGAGCAAAAAACAAACGGCTGACATTAGGAATAAACTATTTAATAGACAAAAATCTGCTGTTAAGAAATGATTATGAAGTAAAAATGGAATCACCCGAAATAAAAAATGATTTAATTGTGACCCAACTGCAGGTGAAGTTTTGA
- the pstB gene encoding phosphate ABC transporter ATP-binding protein PstB, translating into MNDIIVENLNLWYDKFHALKDVSMKINDKKITAIIGPSGCGKSTLLRVFNRMNDLIEKIRIEGRIIIDDENILSPETDLVGLRRKVGMVFQRPNPFPLSVYKNITFGLEIHGISSEDSFNEIVENSLKSVLLWDDLKDKLKKYALDLSLEQQQRLCIARLVAVKPEILLMDEPCSALDPVSTARIEELMIELKKNYSIVIVTHNMQQAARVSDYTAFMYLGELVEYDNTNKIFTVPEKKQTEDYLTGRFG; encoded by the coding sequence ATGAATGACATAATAGTAGAGAATCTTAACTTGTGGTATGATAAATTTCATGCTTTGAAAGATGTAAGCATGAAAATCAATGACAAAAAAATTACTGCTATAATCGGTCCTTCCGGATGCGGGAAGTCCACATTGCTAAGAGTATTTAACCGGATGAACGATTTGATTGAAAAAATAAGAATAGAAGGCAGGATTATAATCGATGATGAGAATATTCTTAGTCCGGAAACTGATCTTGTCGGGTTAAGAAGAAAAGTGGGTATGGTATTCCAGAGACCGAATCCGTTCCCATTATCGGTATATAAAAATATAACTTTCGGTCTGGAAATTCACGGTATCAGCAGTGAAGATTCTTTTAATGAAATAGTTGAAAACAGCCTAAAATCGGTTTTGTTATGGGATGACCTGAAAGACAAACTTAAAAAATATGCTCTTGACCTTAGTTTGGAACAACAGCAGCGTTTGTGTATAGCAAGACTTGTTGCGGTGAAACCGGAAATATTACTGATGGATGAACCCTGTTCGGCTTTGGACCCGGTTTCCACAGCGAGAATCGAAGAGCTGATGATTGAACTTAAAAAAAACTATTCAATTGTGATTGTTACTCATAATATGCAGCAAGCGGCACGAGTGTCAGATTATACCGCATTCATGTATCTCGGTGAACTGGTTGAATACGACAATACTAATAAAATTTTTACAGTACCGGAAAAAAAACAGACAGAAGATTATCTAACCGGCAGGTTTGGTTAA